GTATTCGACTGGTATGCCAACAGGCTTATTTTCTAACTTAGCTATGTTAGCTAGGTGTTCACTTATTTTGTCAATTTCGTCATCATCTACATTAACCTTATAACCAAGCCCTTTTAGAGACTTAACAATATTTTGAGTAGATGGCTGTCCTGCTCCATTTGCTAACGGGGCAATCGATGTATGTAAAACGTCAACACCAAGTTCTACCGCCTCAAGGTAAACGAGTGGAGCTAGTCCAGTTAAACAATGGCTGTGAAGCTCCAATGGTCTATCACCAATAACCTCTTTTATAGCCGGTACAAGGGTTCGAATTCTTTCCGGTGTAAGTAGGCCTGCCGCATCCTTCAGCATGATCGAATCGACATCGGCTTTTTTAATTAATTCAACAGCTGTTTTAACAAACAATTCATCTGTATGAACAGGGCTTTGACAAAATGATAAAGCGCCAAATGTATGAGCTCCTAATTTTTTGGCTCTTTTTAATGAACGAACAATATTTGAGACATCATTAAGCCCATCAAATGCACCTATCACTCTAAATCCATTTTCGTACAGTCGGTCAACCCATCCGTCAATAACATCATCGGGGAGAAAGTCGAATGAGGCTATATTCCTTGAACGAATCAAAGCTCGAAATTTAGTATCGGGAGCCGCTTCATGCATTTTTCTAACTCTTTCCCAGGGGTCCTCTTTGAGATAACGCACTGAAACATCAAATTGAATCGGGGCCATTAAATCAACTTGCTCAAATCCAGCCTTATTTACAACTTCTGCGATGCCCAACATATGCTCTGTTCGCATTCGAGTAGCCCAAAGGCTTTGATGTGCATCACGAAACGTAGTGTCCACAATTTTAATTTCTCGAAGGCTATTAGCAGGACGGCCACCTTCACCAAATATTGCAGCAACACCTTTATGATTTTCAGGTATCATCAAATTCTCCTTTTTATATTTATATCGAAACTACTGTCTACTTAGTGAAACAATCTTATTACTTTCTCAAATAAAGCCTTAAAGCAAAAAAAAACACTTTATTCATAATGCATAAGAAAAAGTAGTTCGTCAAGCGATCATAAGTTCGTCATGCGAACTTACAGCTTTGATCTAATTGAAATTGCAACCAATGCATTTATGTAGCTTGGTTTTAAAAGTAGCTTTTTTATCGGTTTTGATTCAGTAGAGAAGTGCTTTTCTGATGACTTGATTGTCTTAATAGATGTCTAGTAAAGTCTGGGAAGTCCAGTTTTTCTAATAGGTGCGTGAAATTCATGATGGTAGTGTGATCGGGAATAGGTTTATCTAACGACAAGTCAGCAAATAAGCGCATAGAAGTAATCTCATACAAGGCATCTTCCATCGCTGGATCACTCATGTTGTACCAATGTTGCATGCAGTGAATGCGGAACATTGTTGATAGCTGATAAAGTCTTCTGCCATTCCCTGGTTTAGGATAAAACGGCTCAATAATCGCTTCTAGTTGATCCCAAGGCATCAACTCATTCATGCGAGAAAGGAAAATTTCCTTCCGTGTTTTACGGCGTTTGTTGTTGAACTCGCTGTCGGCAAAGGTGAGTTGGAGTGACATGGTTGAGACTCGAAGACTTAAAACGCGATTGTCTCATGGCAGGGACTTATTCGCATGCTCCCTAATGTAGGTAACACATTTTTCAAATGTGTATCATTCAAAAGCTGAAATGAACATCTATTTATCTTCTTACTGTGTATGTAACCGTATTTGTTCCGCAGCGTCTTGCAACACAGGAAGATATTCTTTTAGCAAGGTTTGATGGCTCACTCTCGATGCATTAGTACTAAGATTAATCGCGCCAAGTAAAGTTCCATCAAAAGTGAACGCAGGCACCGCTAACGAACGTAGACCAAGATCCAGTTCCTGATCCACTACACAGAAATTCTGTTCGGCAACTTGTAAAAGCATCTGCTCAAAAGCAGACTTATCGACAATACTATGCTCAGTAAAAGCTTCCAGTGAGAGATTTCTGAGCCAGTCTTTTTGCTCTTCTGGAGGTAACTTAGCAACCAGTACTCGCCCCATAGAAGTATAAGCAGCAGGCAACCGTGTTCCTGCACTTAAGGTTATCGACATCAAACGATGAGCTGCAGGAGAGCGTACTACATACATGATTTCTTGCTGATCCAATACAGCTAAGGAAGAAGACTCACCCAACCGAGCAGTAATATCATGTAAGTAATGTTCAACCACACTAATGTGATCATTACTCATATTATAGGCGTAACCAAGCCCCAACACCTGTGGTGTTAGGCTAAACAGCCGCTCTTCACGCTTGATGTAACCTAACGCATGCAAGGTCAGTAAAAAACGTCGGGCTTTAGCTCTATCCATACCTGTTCTATCAGCCACCTCAGACAATGTCATTTTTTTATGTTGGGGGTCAAAGGCCACAATAATCTCTAATCCAGATGCCAGTGCCCCCACATAGTCACGATGATCCGGTGACAGTTTCTCTTCATTCATACCAAATGTCTCATTTAGGTCATTAACATTGCTATTATTTCTGATTCACCACTTACTCGCCAGAGAAAAATAGAATAAATATTCATTTTGAGCTTGACCATTAATCCTAAATTAAACTATCTTGTTCGTATTGCAAACTTAAATTCGTATAACGAACAGGATGTATTATGACGACGTTTATGACACTGAAAGAGGCCATCGCCACCTATGTAAAAGATGGCGATACAATTGCGCTTGAAGGTTTTACACACCTAATTCCCTTCGCAGCCGGACATGAAATCATCCGTCAGAAGCGACGAAATCTCTCCCTAATTCGCATGACGCCAGATCTTATCTATGATCAATTAGTGGGAGCAGGTTGCGTTCGAAAATTGACTTTCTCTTGGGGCGGAAACCCTGGTGTTGGCTCGCTTCATCGTGTTCGTGATGCCATAGAAAATGACTACCCTTGCGCACTAGAAACGGTTGAACATAGCCATGCGGCGATGGCGAATGCTTATGAAGCTGGCGCTGCGGGTCTACCATTAGCGGTTTTTCGCGGTTACGTGGGCAGTGAATTACCACTCGTCAATACAGAAATTTCTTCCATAATTTGCCCTTTTACTGGCGAGCAGTTAGCGGCCATTCCAGCCATTAAACCTGATGTCGGTATTATTCACGCTCAAAAAGCAGATCGCGCTGGCAATGTGCTTATCGAAGGGATTATTGGTGTTCAAAAAGAAGTCGTACTGTCAGCCAAACGCAGTATTGTCACGGTAGAAGAAATTGTCGATAACTTGGACGTCACGTCAAACGCTTGCGTCTTACCGGCATGGACAATTGACGCTATTGCGGTCGCACCGGAAGGCGCGAAACCATCTTATACGCTTGGTTATTACGACAGAGACAACAACTATTACAAACAATGGGACAACATCAGTCGAGATAGAGACAGCTTCAACCAATGGTTGGAATCCCATGTGTTTGCCCAAGGAGATGTTTAATATGACAACACCTAACAATTCAACGCAATATACCTCTGCTGAAATGATGACAATCACAGCAGCACGCGCCTTAACCAATAACATGACCTGCTTTGTTGGCATTGGCTTACCCAGCGAAGCCGCTAACGTTGCACGTTTGACTCACGCTCCTGATGTCACATTGATCTACGAATCAGGCACCTTGCAAACAAAACCAGATGTATTGCCTTTATCTATTGGCGACGGTGAACTATGTGAGTCAGCTCTAACAACCGTATCTGTACCAGAAATGTTCCGTTATTGGCTACAAGGTGGCCACATTGATGCAGGTTTTTTAGGAACAGCGCAAATCGACCGCTTTGCTAATTTAAATACTACGGTTATTGCTGCCAATCATCCTGAAGGTGGCAAAAATGGCGCTCACAGCTATGCAAATCCAAGGGTGCGTCTACCTGGCGGCGGTGGTGCCCCTGAAATTTCTACCAACGCCAAAGAAGTGTTTATTACGGTTAAACACTCAAAGCGCACTTTTGTAAAAGACGTGGATTTTATCACCACCATTGGCTTTGGTCGTGATGGCAAAGGCAGAGATAATTTACCAAATATCGGTCGTGGTCCGAGCATCGTTATTACGGATCTGTGTATTTTAAAACCAGACCCTCAGACCAAAGAACTGATTGTCACTAGCTTACACCCAGGCACAACAAGAGAAGAAGTGATTGAAGCAACAGGCTGGGAAGTGAAATTCGCCAACACTCTTGAGGCCACTCCCATGCCGAACGAAAAAGAATTGTCTGTGTTACGCGAATTAAAAGCACGAACTGAAAAAGCACACAGTGCGCAGGAGGCAATATGAGCTCTGTTTACATCTGTCACCCTAAACGCTCAGCCGTTGGCCGTTACGCCGGGGCCCTTGCAGGAGTTCGCCCCGATGACCTGTTAGCTCAAGTCATTAAAGCGGTACTAAGTGCAGCCCCAGACCTTGATCCAGCAGCCATTGACGATGCTATTTTTGGCTGTGCAAATCAGGCGGGCGAAGACAACCGAAATGTGGCCCGTATGGCAACGTTATTGTCTGGTATGCCTTATAGTGTGTCTGCTACAACAATGAACCGTTTGTGCGGATCGGGTATGGATGCGGTCGGTACGGCATTTCGGGCCATTCAAGCTGGTGAAGCCGAATTAATATTGGCCGGTGGTGTAGAGTCCATGTCTCGAGCGCCATTTGTTATCGGTAAACCAAGTTCCGCATTCGATAGACAACAAACATTAGAAGACACCACCATGGGCTGGCGTTTTATCAATCCAGTCTTGAAATCCTTGTATGGCACTGAGTCCATGCCAGAAACGGCAGAAAATATTGCTGAGCGCTACAAAATAACGCGCCAACAACAAGATTTATTCGCTTGGCACTCTCAACAAAAAGCCAAAGCGGCACAAAATAAAGGTCGCTTTGCCGAAGAAATAACCCCTATTACTATTAAGCCAAAACGTGGCAATCCAATTATCGTCGATCAAGATGAACATTTACGTCCTGACACAACACTAGAAGATTTAGCAAAACTAAGAGCACCGTTCCGAGACAACGGTTCAGTGACGGCAGGCAATGCATCCGGTATAAACGACGGTGCAGCAGCTATGTTGATTGCCAGTAAAGCAGCGGTCGAGAGCCACAAATTAGAACCTTTAGCAAAAATCATAGGTATGGCAACCGCAGGCGTTGAACCTACAGTGATGGGCATGGGACCTGTTCCCGCGGTGCAAAAATTGCTAAAGCGCACAGGCCTTACTCTCGCAGACATGGATGTGATCGAATTAAATGAAGCCTTTGCGGTACAAGGCTTGGCTTGTATGCAAGAACTGGGGCTTTCACCAGAAGATGAACGCATTAATCCAAATGGCGGCGCGATTGCCCTAGGACATCCATTAGGAATGTCTGGCGCTCGTCTATTACAATCTGCCGCCATGCAGTTAAAACGCACAGGTGGACGTTATGCACTTTGCACCATGTGCATTGGCGTCGGACAAGGCGTAGCCATGTTGATTGAAAGAAGTGACATCAAATAAAAATGTAGAGGGTGACAATAAAAAGTCTGCGATAGTCTTCTCTCATCCTCTAGGGAATATGCGATCAAGTCGAGTTGCGCGCCTTAATATTCTGAAAAGCCCAATGGCAGTCAGTAATGTGGCTGGTTTATCACTTTTCTACCACTAAACAAGATAATTGAACCTTGTTTAGTGGTTTTTAAACGGATTAACCCCTTGCTGGTCAACTCGAAACACGTTTGCAAGAGCAAACAGCATTGCGAGCTTACTGTCATTTTTATCCAACCCACGATAAATAGCGTTTCTAAAACCAAACTGACACTTGATGATTCTAAAGGGATGTTCGACTTTTGCTCGAATACTGGCTTTGATATATTCCGTTTGGATCGGTTGTTTATTTTTTATAGGGTGCTTTTATAAGATTCTTATTTTGCTTGCCCTTCTTTTCGAAAAATAGCTGCAATCAACCAGTCTGCTTTGACACCTTTTAACTCTTCTCTCTTTTGAGCGCCACGATAGCCAGAATCCGCCGAGACAAAACACTCCTCTCCATGAAGAAGGTTCGCTGTTTCCGTGATGTCGTGCACGTTTGCTGCAGTCGTACTTAGACTATGTGTCAGCCCCGTTCTTGCATCCACACCAATGTGCGCTTTTAGACCGAAGAACCACTGCTTTCCTTTCTGAGTTTGATGCATCTCAGGGTCTCTTTCTTTGGCTTAATTCTTCGTTGATCTGGCCGCTTCAATAATAGTCGCGTCCACAATCGTACCTTCTTTGAGGTAAATACCAGCATCAGACAACCACCTATTCACTTCTTTAAAAAGCGGGCGCGAGAGTTTGTGCTTTTCTAATAAGTGCCTAAAGTTCATGATAGTTGTGTGGTCAGGAATCGGACTATCTAACGACAACCCAGCAAACAAGCGCATTGACGTAATTTCATACAGAGCGTCATGGCAGGATCACTCATGTTGTACCAATGTTGCATGCAATGAATACGGAACATGGTTGAGAGTGGATAAGGTCTTCTGCCATTGCCTGCTTTGGGATGAAACGGCTCAACAACCGCTTCAAGTTGATCCCAAGGCATCAACTCATTCATGCGAGTGAGAAACAGTTCTTTACGGGTTTTACGGCGCTTGTTGTTGAATTCGCTGTCGGCAAAGGTGAGTTGATGTGACATGGTTGAGGCTCGAAGACTTAAAACGCGATTATCTCATGGTAGGGACTTATTCGCATGTTCCCTAGATTTTAACGTTAATGGGTGTCTAGTAAAGTCTGGGAAGTCCACTTTAATATTTGGCATTACACTAAGTAATTTTTTTCCAATTTTTTAGTGTTATAATCTTGGCTTTACTATGATCTAAATGAGTTTTAGAAGATCCTTTATGAATAATACAAAATTAACCCGCGATGACTGGATAAGCGCCGCAACAAGACAACTTGCAAAAGGAAGTATTGATTCAGTAAGAGTAGACACTCTTTCAAAACTGTTAGGTATTACACGTGGTAGCTTCTACCACCACTTCAAAGATAGACAAGAATTGTTAAAAGCAATATTAGATAAATGGCGGCTAAGTGCCACAGAAGCAGTAATTGAAGGACTTAATCGAAAAGATTTTTCTGCAGATAAGAAATTACTTGAGCTTATGATGCTTCCGCTAAGAGGTAACAAATCTTTTGATGCAGCATCGGTAGAATTGTCATTACGAGCTTGGGCGCGAAGAGATGATATGGCACGCTTAGCAATCGAAGAAGTTGACTCTTACCGAATAAAATATCTAGAAGGCGTGTTCTTAGATATGAATCATTCTATTGGCCAGTCAAGTGATCTAGCATATCTTGTATATTCTTACATGATGGCAACTTCTATCCTAACAACAGGAAATACCTTAACAGATCAATCAGACAGAGCAAAACGATTAACTCACTTCTTATCAGACGTTTGCCCTATTTCTGAGTGCATGCATAACGTATCTTAGGATAATAAAGCGCCCTCCTATTCGAAGAAGGGCGTGACAGTTACATATACTCGACTAAAGCTAATGAAATCATTGGAAATAGCACAATTAAAGCTAATCGTAACAAGTCTGCCATTAAAAATGGCATTACTCCTCGAAATATTGTGCGTATGTCAACACTAGGTAAAACAGATTTTAACACGAACACATTTAGCCCAACAGGCGGTGTAATTAAGCTAATCTCAGTTGCTACTACAACGATAATGCCGAACCACACAAGATCCATCCCCATTTCAGCAACAATTGGGTAAAATACAGGTACAGTTAGTAACATCATAGACATAGATTCTAAAACCGCACCAAGTAAAAAGTAGATCAACAAAATAACTAAAATTACTCCAAGAAGCGATAAATCCATTGAATTTATCCAATTTACTATGTGGTACGGTAGGTTAGAAATATTCACTAAGTTTGCAAAAACTAGCGAACCAATCAAAATAGCTACTAAAGATACCGTTGTTGACGCTGTCTCTTCTAATGCTCCAATAAAAGACGACCATTTGAATTTGCCACGGATTAGGGTAACTAAAATAGCTCCAACTGCTCCAACACCTGCTGATTCAGTTGGAGTAAAAAAGCCCATATAAATCCCACCCAAAACCAAAAGCACTAATAGAGAAAATGCCCATAATTGACTGATTGCAGCAAACCGCTCTTTAACAGAAGCTTTGTTACCTAACCCAGCTTTTTCACCTCGAATATGCACTACATATAGCACCGCTGCGATGTAAAGGCATACTCCTAAAATTCCTGGTATAACTCCTGCTACGAACAGTTGGCCAATATCTGTTTCAGTCATAATGCCATAAAAAACTAAAGCAATAGATGGCGGTATTAAGATACCTAAAGTACCACCAGCAGCAATAGAGCCAGTTGCAAGCCCTTCACTATACCCAAACTGTTTCATAGAAGGGTATGCAATACGAGCCATAGTAGCCGCTGTAGCGAAACTAGAACCACAAAAAGTACTAAACCCTCCAGACGCTGCTATAGTTGTAATAGCTAAACCTCCACGATAGTGTCCAATAAGAGCATTGGTTGCCACATATAACTCTTCCGCAAGGCCTGAACGACTTATGATGTTACCCATCAATATAAATAAGGGAATCACAGCAAACTCGTAAGATAAAACTGTTTCGCTAGCAATAATACCGAGCTGTCCAAGTGCTGGGGACCAACCTTGGAACCAAGCTAATCCAGCTAACCCAACAACGCCTGTAGCTACAGCAATCGGGACTCGTAAGAACAACAGTGCAAGCAATGCAACAAACGCAATCACCATTTCCATAGCTTTACTCCTTTCCTATTTCAGCTCGAGGAGGCGTACAAATAAGCCCAATCAAAGCAATCGAGGCTAACCCACCCATAACAAGCAATATGTACCATTTAGAAAAACCCAAGAACATAAAGCGTTCTTGAAAAATACGCGTTTCTTCCATTTGCTGAAACAACATATAAACAACAGCACTAAAAAATAAGACCTCCAATATATAGCCAAACCAAGAAACGATTGACCCGATACTCCCTTTGAACAGGCTATCTAGTAAATCAATACGAATTTGTTTATTTTGCCTATGCACATTAAATAGTCCCGCATAAAACACTACAGCTAAAAAGATACCTATTAATTCATACGTGAAGCCTAATGAGGTTTCGAAAAACACACGCCCACATACATCAATGAATGTTATTAGTGCCATCAATGCTAAAACTAGCATAGTGAGTTTTGAACAAAAAAAAGATAAAAGTGAGAGTAAAGAATACTTCACTGAGCTCTCCTTAATAACTACAAGTTGGAAAGCAAAATTAGGTAAGCAAACTTACCTATTTTTGTTAATTTATTGTGCCTGCATTAGTAAATTTGTTTGCTCTTCGTAATAAACATTAGCCGATGTAATATCTACTCCCATAGCTTCAGCTTTTTCTAACCAATCTAAGCGCCCTTTGAAGAACGCACTCTCCAACCCCGTAATCAGAGACTCGTCAGCAACCTTATAATTCTCACCTAGCTTATCTTGTAATAACTTTCGCGCTATAAGATCATTTTTATGCCATAGACTTCCCATTCTATAAGCCAATTTCTCTCCGGAAATTTTCATAATGGCTTCTTGATCTGTCGGACTAATTTGATTCCATTTTTTTTTGTTTAGCACAACAAAAGCACTATTTGAGTATAAGCCTCCAGGAATTTGTGTAACATAATTAATGTAGCTGTCTACCTTGAAGCCGGTTAATAATTCATCAGATAAGCTCGTACCATCCACAATACCTCGAGATAGAAATTCTCTAAGTTCATTAAGTGAACCGCTAATTGGAATAGCACCTATACTTTTAATAGCTTCAGATACAACAGATGTTTGCACTCGAATCTTTGCATTTTGAAAGTCTTCTATTTTACGAATAGGTTTATTTTTCATATGCAAATTTCCACCTGAAGTCACATGTACTGCTAAAGTAACAACATCGTCATGCATACCTTTAGGTTTGAAAAATTTATCAAAGGTTCTCTGATAAGCAACCGAACTCGCTCCAGCATCATGTACGCTAAAGGGGAATTCAACCATCTCACTCAAGGGGAAAGCACCAGGCGTATAGCCATGAGGCCCCCAAGCGAGATCCACTATACCATTAGCAACAGCTTGGTAATTTTTAGTTGGTGGAACTATAGGTTTTGCAGAAGGCTGAACCCTTACACGACCTTCAGTTACAGTTTCAATTTCATCAAAATATTTATGCAAACCATCTTTTTGAGACCAATGTTGAGATGGAAACCATTGGTTATAGCGCAGCACCAATGTATCTGCAGAAGCGCTTACAGCAAAACTCAATGTTAAAATTGAGATAAGGCCAATTAGTATTATTTTTTTCATGTCCATTTTTTTCTCCGTTATTATTGTTATCAGCATATGAAACATACACGCGTGAATGTTATATTAACAAGTATTTTATATTCTTTTATTTATTTGGATTTATAAAAAAGTATCTGAATAGAAGCTATCTAAAAGTAATTGACGCTCTTTCACTAAGTCATGACGAGCAGACTCGATAACAATTGGCGCTCCACATGCATAAACTTCATACAGTGATAAATCAGCGAAGTCTTCCATAATGACATGATGTACAAAACCGGTTCTGCCAGGCCAATTTTCAGTTTTTTCAGAAACAACAGGAACATAATCAAACCAAGAAAGGTCATTACTCCATTGCTCACATAATGTAGACATATAAAGATCTTCTGCAGAACGACCACCCCAATATAAACGGACAGGACGAGTAGTCGAATTAACGATCTTTTGCTCTTCGATAAGTTGCTCAATAATAGCTTTTATTGGTGCAAACCCAGTTCCACTAGCTAATAAAATAATAGAAGCTTGCGTTTTACGTAGATAAAAGCTGCCATATGGTCCTTCAATGGTCACCATTTTGCGTTGTGCTAATTCATTGAAAATATAAGGTGTACCGACTCCGTCAGGCTTCAATCTGATGTGCAATTCAATTGCATTATCTTCGACATGTCGAGTTGCCATTGAGTAACTTCGAGTTACACTATTTGGTAGAGTGATATCGACATATTGACCAGCTCTGTAAGGAAATTCACTTCCTGGGGCTAACATGAGTTTTAGTAAAACGACGTCAGATGAGACGAGATATTTATTGAGCACCCGAGAAACTAATTTTTGAATCGAAATACCATCTAGCTCTGTCACTTCCGGAGCGGTTAAGACAAGATCTTGGTTTGTTTGAGCTTGGCAGCATAATATTGTTTCACCGGCGAGATCCGATGCTTGTAACTGTAATCCAGTAGGGTAAGAAATAGCAGTAGGGGAAATGGGTGTTTCTAACGAAGTGCGGCAATCTCCACAACGACCGTCGCGGCATCCATGCTTTAACATGATGCCAGATCGCAATGCCGCGTCGAGAATACTCTCACCTGCAATACTTTCAAAAAACTTACCGCTTGGGTTAACTGTAATCATACTCATAGTAGACCTCTAAGTGATTAGCTGGCCACTTCAAAAGAGGCCAGCACAGTAAGACTTGATGGGTTAAGAACGAGCTTTTGCCATTGTTAATGCAAGATCTTCGATCATGTCTTCTTGTCCGCCGACTGTTCCTCGTCGTCCTAGCTCTACTAAAATGTCGCGTGCTTGAATGCCATACTTTGCTTCTGCACGTTTTGCGAATAATAGAAAAGAACTATATACACCGGCATAACCTAAGGTAAGCGAATCACGATCAACGCGAATAGGCTGATCCATCATTGGGGTGATTAAGTCTTCAGCGACATCCATGATTTTGTAGAGATCAATACCCGATTCACAGCCCATTCGATTGAGCACAGCGACCAAGACTTCTAATGGCGTATTTCCTGCTCCTGCACCTAATCCGGCGACAGAGCCATCTATGCGAGAACAGCCAGCTTCAATAGCGGCAAGGGAATTCGCCACACCCATTGCCATATTATGATGGCCATGGAATCCCAGCTCTATGTCGCTACCTAGTTCAGCCTTAAGCAAGCTGATTTTTTCTGTTACTTCATCTGGCAGCATGTAACCTGCGGAGTCAGTACAATAGATACAATTAGCACCATAACTCACCATTAACTTGGCCTGTTCTAGGATTTTTTCTGCCGAAACCATGTGGGCCATCATTAAAAAACCGACAGTATCCATGTTCATTTTTCGAGCCATGGTGATGTGCTGTTGCGATACATCTGCTTCAGTACAGTGGGTCGCCACGCGGATAGTGGACACACCACAGTCTTTTGCCATTTTCAGGTGATCCACAGTGCCTATACCTGGTAATAACAAAGCAGAGACCTTGGCTTGTTTCATTTTAGGCACAACAGCCTTGAGGTATTCTTCATCACTGTGGGCCGGAAATCCGTAGTTGACAGAAGCGCCACCTAGACCATCACCGTGGGTGACTTCAATCATAGGCATACCAGCAAGATCCATTGCACTGGCGATGTTAACCATTTCATCTACTGAAATCTGGTGTCGCTTTGCATGCATGCCATCACGTAAGCTCATGTCATGTAGAGTGACTTTTTTGCCGTTTAAGTTCATTGTGTCACTCCTTAATTAGTGTTGAGCCGCTTGGCTGCGAGAAGGTAAATTAATGCTGCCGTTCGCTGCTTTTTCTGCGAACATTTCTGCCGTGCGTAAACCCGCAGCGGTCATGATGTCTAAATTGCCTGCGTATTTTGGTAGAAAGTCTCCAAGTCCTTCCACTTCCATAAACATAGAAACACGATGGCCATCGAATACTGGTCCATTTACTAAGCGGTAACCTGGGACATATTTTTGGACTTCAGCCACCATCTTATGGACGGATTCTGTAATCGCAGCTTGATCTGGTTCACTTTCTGTTAAGCAGTGAACGGTATCACGCATGATTAATGGTGGTTCAGCCGGATTGATAACAATAATGGCTTTACCGTGTTTTGCACCGCCTATCT
This genomic stretch from Marinomonas primoryensis harbors:
- a CDS encoding TRAP transporter substrate-binding protein, giving the protein MDMKKIILIGLISILTLSFAVSASADTLVLRYNQWFPSQHWSQKDGLHKYFDEIETVTEGRVRVQPSAKPIVPPTKNYQAVANGIVDLAWGPHGYTPGAFPLSEMVEFPFSVHDAGASSVAYQRTFDKFFKPKGMHDDVVTLAVHVTSGGNLHMKNKPIRKIEDFQNAKIRVQTSVVSEAIKSIGAIPISGSLNELREFLSRGIVDGTSLSDELLTGFKVDSYINYVTQIPGGLYSNSAFVVLNKKKWNQISPTDQEAIMKISGEKLAYRMGSLWHKNDLIARKLLQDKLGENYKVADESLITGLESAFFKGRLDWLEKAEAMGVDITSANVYYEEQTNLLMQAQ
- a CDS encoding FAD-binding oxidoreductase, with protein sequence MSMITVNPSGKFFESIAGESILDAALRSGIMLKHGCRDGRCGDCRTSLETPISPTAISYPTGLQLQASDLAGETILCCQAQTNQDLVLTAPEVTELDGISIQKLVSRVLNKYLVSSDVVLLKLMLAPGSEFPYRAGQYVDITLPNSVTRSYSMATRHVEDNAIELHIRLKPDGVGTPYIFNELAQRKMVTIEGPYGSFYLRKTQASIILLASGTGFAPIKAIIEQLIEEQKIVNSTTRPVRLYWGGRSAEDLYMSTLCEQWSNDLSWFDYVPVVSEKTENWPGRTGFVHHVIMEDFADLSLYEVYACGAPIVIESARHDLVKERQLLLDSFYSDTFL
- the dmpG gene encoding 4-hydroxy-2-oxovalerate aldolase — protein: MNLNGKKVTLHDMSLRDGMHAKRHQISVDEMVNIASAMDLAGMPMIEVTHGDGLGGASVNYGFPAHSDEEYLKAVVPKMKQAKVSALLLPGIGTVDHLKMAKDCGVSTIRVATHCTEADVSQQHITMARKMNMDTVGFLMMAHMVSAEKILEQAKLMVSYGANCIYCTDSAGYMLPDEVTEKISLLKAELGSDIELGFHGHHNMAMGVANSLAAIEAGCSRIDGSVAGLGAGAGNTPLEVLVAVLNRMGCESGIDLYKIMDVAEDLITPMMDQPIRVDRDSLTLGYAGVYSSFLLFAKRAEAKYGIQARDILVELGRRGTVGGQEDMIEDLALTMAKARS